One window from the genome of Paraconexibacter algicola encodes:
- a CDS encoding TIGR03032 family protein — protein sequence MTAPLFVLGASADGADVLAASLREVAGAAPVAVSDVDADGARALARTPGARLVAPSPWLARTGAGEGPWTAVDLAALLAAPADGMRALCAALGIAYDQAALGPVEDAARLAAGRDGDTAFASTYTPSMAAALRALGGALLVSTYQSGRLVCLRATEDGLNTHFRPVDKPMGIAVGPGRFSLGTRTEIWDLRDVPGIAAHLDPPGAHDACFLPRHRHVTGDVAVHEMGFAGGELWLVATAFSCLATLDADHSIVPRWTPPWISAVAAGDRCHLNGMCVVDDRVRYVTALGRTDEPRGWHAGKATGGVLYDVVAEEVVAAGLSMPHSPRVWDDRLWVLQSGLGALGVVDPADGTVEVVCELPGFTRGLTIVGGYAFVGLSQIRETSTFGDLPVVQRLDERQSGVWMVDLRSGAIAGFLRFEDLVQEVFDVALLPGTRYPEIADPSSTAVARTVQLP from the coding sequence ATGACCGCCCCGCTGTTCGTCCTCGGAGCGTCCGCCGACGGCGCCGACGTGCTCGCCGCCTCCCTGCGCGAGGTGGCGGGCGCCGCGCCCGTCGCGGTCTCCGACGTCGACGCGGACGGCGCCCGCGCGCTCGCGCGGACGCCGGGCGCCCGGCTCGTCGCGCCGTCGCCGTGGCTGGCCCGCACCGGCGCGGGCGAGGGTCCCTGGACGGCCGTGGACCTCGCCGCGCTGCTCGCCGCCCCGGCCGACGGGATGCGCGCGCTGTGCGCAGCCCTCGGGATCGCCTACGACCAGGCGGCGCTCGGCCCCGTCGAGGACGCCGCGCGGCTCGCCGCCGGCCGCGACGGCGACACCGCGTTCGCCAGCACGTACACCCCGTCGATGGCCGCGGCGCTGCGCGCGCTCGGCGGGGCGCTCCTCGTCTCGACCTACCAGTCTGGACGGCTCGTCTGCCTGCGGGCCACCGAGGACGGCCTCAACACCCACTTCCGCCCGGTCGACAAGCCGATGGGGATCGCGGTCGGCCCCGGGCGCTTCTCGCTCGGCACGCGGACCGAGATCTGGGACCTGCGCGACGTGCCGGGCATCGCCGCGCACCTCGACCCTCCCGGCGCGCACGACGCGTGCTTCCTCCCCCGCCACCGGCACGTCACCGGGGACGTCGCGGTCCACGAGATGGGGTTCGCGGGCGGCGAGCTGTGGCTCGTCGCGACCGCGTTCTCGTGTCTCGCCACGCTCGACGCGGACCACAGCATCGTGCCGCGCTGGACGCCGCCGTGGATCAGCGCGGTGGCCGCCGGCGATCGCTGCCACCTCAACGGGATGTGCGTCGTCGACGACCGCGTCCGCTACGTCACGGCGCTGGGGCGCACGGACGAGCCCCGTGGCTGGCACGCCGGGAAGGCGACCGGCGGGGTCCTCTACGACGTCGTCGCCGAGGAGGTCGTGGCGGCCGGGCTGTCGATGCCGCACTCGCCGCGCGTGTGGGACGACCGGCTGTGGGTGCTCCAGTCCGGCCTCGGGGCGCTCGGCGTCGTGGACCCGGCCGACGGGACCGTGGAGGTCGTCTGCGAGCTGCCCGGCTTCACGCGCGGGCTGACGATCGTCGGCGGCTACGCGTTCGTCGGGCTGTCGCAGATCCGCGAGACCTCCACGTTCGGCGACCTGCCGGTCGTGCAGCGGCTCGACGAGCGCCAGAGCGGGGTGTGGATGGTCGACCTGCGCAGCGGCGCGATCGCCGGGTTCCTGCGCTTCGAGGACCTCGTCCAGGAGGTCTTCGACGTGGCGCTCCTGCCCGGGACCCGGTACCCGGAGATCGCGGACCCGTCGAGCACCGCGGTGGCGCGCACGGTCCAGCTGCCCTGA
- a CDS encoding sensor histidine kinase — translation MRALVLARLAALPTGIALGLTSADVAWEPALAISAVAICWILATNRRMSRRGLGRREALVLAAVDVAIVAAGIAASGGADSRMRLLLGVLPLAMAFAFRAPVVVGIGVGGGALLIPSGLDDPGGLAVNLVVGAWSTAVGLALVRDRRRLVGRMRRLAEVRERLLEAHDGAAARERDRAVDELRLGALDDVRAARTALVLPGGAGRAAELTRSAAGRIRGLVSELHALSARPIALRAAVGAVAARRAEQTGRTIAVRVDDAVEGTRDDLVLVLVRDLLDAITTHGSAPADLTVTVAAGDRGFEVAVRGAPLAAFDELGLALVRERLLGVPGAVLVVGDGLVTAILEDEPAREVPPPPGTPSAARASRRLGALAVPVIALICGTSAASFWIPTAIGFVAVVASEIAIARRPLPVRGRIAMTAIDAALIVSAVALAGPARDELLLLVVGFAPVYASIFAPRIVAVFVAGLGLGTLAVIGWDQAFVIGYGAAAVIAVALAVATERAIALATVLLECRREAFLSLLASEEAVRRSVARRLHDDALQLLLTARQDAEEAAQAADPAIGADGAQRARLALGEVEAQLDRASLRQEVDRAPQGGLATALEALVREAESESELLVVRAIDPAVAAVADGGLILGLARELVTNAVRHAQARRLTVTLGADGRGAHVLVVADDGRGMAPDRAAAALAEGHIGLAAARDRVRRRGGTLTLDATPGRGTVVTVVLPG, via the coding sequence GTGCGCGCCCTCGTCCTCGCCCGCCTCGCGGCCCTGCCGACCGGCATCGCGCTCGGGCTCACGTCCGCCGACGTCGCCTGGGAGCCGGCGCTGGCGATCAGCGCCGTCGCGATCTGCTGGATCCTCGCGACGAACCGGCGGATGAGCCGGCGCGGCCTCGGCCGCCGCGAGGCGCTGGTGCTCGCCGCCGTGGACGTCGCGATCGTCGCCGCGGGGATCGCGGCCTCGGGCGGCGCGGACAGCCGCATGCGGCTCCTGCTCGGCGTCCTGCCGCTGGCGATGGCGTTCGCGTTCCGCGCGCCGGTCGTCGTCGGGATCGGCGTCGGTGGCGGCGCGCTGCTGATCCCCTCCGGCCTGGACGACCCCGGCGGCCTCGCGGTCAACCTCGTCGTCGGGGCGTGGTCGACCGCCGTCGGCCTGGCGCTCGTGCGGGACCGCCGCCGCCTCGTCGGGCGGATGCGCCGGCTCGCGGAGGTCCGCGAGCGCCTGCTGGAGGCGCACGACGGCGCCGCCGCCCGCGAGCGCGACCGCGCCGTCGACGAGCTGCGGCTCGGCGCGCTCGACGACGTGCGCGCCGCCCGGACCGCGCTCGTCCTGCCCGGGGGCGCAGGGCGCGCCGCCGAGCTGACGCGCTCGGCGGCCGGCCGCATCCGCGGCCTCGTCAGCGAGCTGCACGCGCTGTCGGCGCGACCGATCGCGCTGCGCGCCGCGGTCGGCGCGGTCGCCGCGCGACGGGCCGAGCAGACCGGTCGCACCATCGCGGTGCGCGTCGACGACGCCGTCGAGGGAACGCGCGACGACCTCGTCCTCGTGCTCGTGCGGGACCTGCTCGACGCGATCACGACCCACGGGAGCGCCCCGGCGGACCTGACCGTCACGGTCGCGGCCGGTGACCGCGGCTTCGAGGTCGCGGTGCGCGGCGCGCCGCTCGCCGCCTTCGACGAGCTCGGCCTGGCGCTGGTGCGGGAGCGGCTGCTCGGCGTCCCCGGCGCGGTCCTGGTCGTCGGCGACGGGCTCGTGACGGCGATCCTCGAGGACGAGCCCGCACGCGAGGTCCCGCCCCCGCCCGGCACCCCGAGCGCCGCGCGCGCCTCCCGACGGCTCGGAGCGCTCGCCGTGCCGGTGATCGCGCTCATCTGCGGGACGAGCGCCGCCTCGTTCTGGATCCCCACCGCGATCGGGTTCGTCGCCGTCGTCGCCTCGGAGATCGCGATCGCCCGCCGCCCCCTGCCCGTGCGCGGCCGCATCGCCATGACCGCGATCGACGCGGCGCTGATCGTCTCCGCGGTCGCCCTCGCGGGGCCGGCCCGCGACGAGCTGCTGCTGCTGGTCGTCGGCTTCGCGCCGGTCTACGCGTCGATCTTCGCGCCGCGGATCGTGGCGGTGTTCGTCGCCGGGCTCGGCCTCGGCACGCTGGCGGTGATCGGCTGGGACCAGGCCTTCGTGATCGGCTACGGCGCCGCGGCCGTCATCGCGGTCGCGCTCGCCGTCGCGACCGAGCGGGCGATCGCGCTCGCCACGGTCCTCCTGGAGTGCCGCCGCGAGGCCTTCCTGTCGCTGCTCGCCTCCGAGGAGGCGGTGCGGCGGTCGGTCGCGCGCCGCCTCCACGACGACGCGCTGCAGCTGCTGCTGACCGCCCGGCAGGACGCCGAGGAGGCCGCGCAGGCCGCCGACCCGGCGATCGGCGCCGACGGCGCGCAGCGGGCGCGCCTCGCGCTCGGCGAGGTCGAGGCGCAGCTCGACCGCGCGTCGCTGCGGCAGGAGGTCGACCGCGCGCCGCAGGGGGGGCTGGCGACGGCGCTCGAGGCGCTCGTGCGGGAGGCGGAGTCCGAGTCGGAGCTGCTCGTCGTCCGCGCGATCGACCCGGCGGTCGCGGCCGTCGCGGACGGCGGCCTCATCCTCGGTCTCGCGCGCGAGCTCGTCACGAACGCCGTCCGCCACGCGCAGGCCCGGCGGCTCACGGTGACGCTCGGCGCGGACGGCCGCGGAGCCCACGTGCTCGTGGTCGCCGACGACGGACGCGGCATGGCGCCCGACCGGGCGGCGGCGGCGCTCGCGGAGGGGCACATCGGCCTGGCGGCGGCGCGCGACCGCGTGCGCCGCCGTGGCGGCACGCTCACGCTCGACGCGACGCCGGGCCGCGGGACCGTGGTGACGGTCGTCCTGCCCGGCTGA
- the msrA gene encoding peptide-methionine (S)-S-oxide reductase MsrA, whose product MLFSRKPATIPSAQDALPGRDAEMPVAATHLVTGAPLKPPFPPGTEVAVVGMGCFWGAERMFWQTPGVLSTAVGYAGGHTPNPTYREVCSGRTGHTEVVLVAFDPQTISYEQVLKVFWEGHDPTQGMRQGNDVGTQYRSAIYTTSPEQERVALETRDRFQAALRAAGRDAEITTEIAPDRGFYYAEDEHQQYLAKNPNGYCGLGGTGVSCPVGVGVSASPDASVA is encoded by the coding sequence ATGCTCTTCTCCCGCAAGCCCGCGACCATCCCCAGCGCGCAGGACGCCCTCCCGGGGCGCGACGCGGAGATGCCGGTCGCCGCCACCCATCTCGTCACCGGTGCGCCGCTGAAGCCGCCGTTCCCGCCCGGCACCGAGGTCGCCGTCGTCGGCATGGGCTGCTTCTGGGGCGCCGAGCGGATGTTCTGGCAGACGCCGGGGGTCCTCAGCACCGCGGTCGGCTACGCGGGCGGTCACACGCCCAACCCCACCTACCGCGAGGTCTGCTCCGGCCGGACCGGCCACACGGAGGTCGTGCTCGTCGCGTTCGACCCGCAGACGATCAGCTACGAGCAGGTCCTGAAGGTGTTCTGGGAGGGCCACGACCCGACCCAGGGCATGCGCCAGGGCAACGACGTCGGCACCCAGTACCGGTCGGCGATCTACACGACCTCGCCCGAGCAGGAGCGCGTCGCGCTCGAGACGCGCGACCGGTTCCAGGCGGCGCTGCGCGCGGCCGGCCGCGACGCCGAGATCACCACGGAGATCGCCCCGGACCGCGGCTTCTACTACGCCGAGGACGAGCACCAGCAGTACCTCGCGAAGAACCCGAACGGCTACTGCGGTCTCGGCGGGACCGGCGTCTCGTGCCCGGTCGGGGTCGGCGTCAGCGCGTCCCCGGACGCGTCCGTCGCCTGA
- a CDS encoding glutathione S-transferase family protein, whose amino-acid sequence MAPAQFSAESDDDGRFVRQVSAFRDRVTADGSSGYPAAAGRYHLYVSLACPWAHRAVIVRELKGLQDAIGMTIVDPIRDELGWRFRPGAGSEAHPAQADPLHGWDYLSQGYTQSDAAFVGRVTVPVLWDTERGRIVNNESSEIIEMLAREFDAVAANPGLDLLPDDLREEMGPLNDRIYEYVNNGVYRSGFAASQHAYEEAVLPLFEVLDELDARLADRRYLLGDRLTLADIRLFTTLVRFDAVYVGHFKCNVRRIADYAHLSGYLRDLYQTPGIAPTVDFEHIKRHYYETHDSINPTGIVPVGPELDLDAPHGRG is encoded by the coding sequence ATGGCGCCCGCGCAGTTCTCCGCCGAGTCCGACGACGACGGCCGCTTCGTCCGCCAGGTCAGCGCGTTCCGCGACCGCGTCACCGCCGACGGGTCCTCCGGCTACCCGGCGGCCGCCGGCCGGTACCACCTGTACGTCAGCCTCGCCTGCCCGTGGGCGCACCGGGCGGTCATCGTCCGCGAGCTGAAGGGCCTGCAGGACGCGATCGGGATGACGATCGTCGACCCGATCCGCGACGAGCTCGGCTGGCGCTTCCGCCCCGGCGCGGGCAGCGAGGCGCACCCCGCGCAGGCCGACCCGCTGCACGGCTGGGACTACCTCTCACAGGGCTACACGCAGAGCGACGCTGCGTTCGTCGGCCGCGTCACCGTGCCGGTCCTGTGGGACACCGAGCGCGGCCGCATCGTCAACAACGAGTCCTCCGAGATCATCGAGATGCTCGCCCGCGAGTTCGACGCCGTCGCGGCGAACCCCGGGCTCGACCTGCTGCCCGACGACCTCCGCGAGGAGATGGGCCCGCTGAACGACCGCATCTACGAGTACGTCAACAACGGCGTGTACCGGTCCGGCTTCGCGGCGTCGCAGCACGCCTACGAGGAGGCGGTGCTCCCGCTCTTCGAGGTCCTCGACGAGCTCGACGCGCGGCTCGCCGACCGCCGCTACCTGCTGGGCGACCGGCTGACCCTCGCGGACATCCGGCTGTTCACGACGCTCGTGCGCTTCGACGCCGTCTACGTCGGCCACTTCAAGTGCAACGTCCGGCGGATCGCCGACTACGCGCACCTCTCGGGCTACCTGCGCGACCTGTACCAGACCCCCGGGATCGCGCCGACCGTCGACTTCGAGCACATCAAGCGCCACTACTACGAGACGCACGACTCGATCAACCCGACCGGGATCGTGCCGGTCGGGCCGGAGCTCGACCTCGACGCGCCGCACGGGCGCGGCTGA
- a CDS encoding choice-of-anchor Q domain-containing protein — MSQRSVRRAHRRRLDAATRREARLRRAGLTAGVVLGAAAVTAPAAHADTFVVTSTADPARWVGGERTQRAAEDELTLRDAIMRANGTDGADTITFASGLTGTIRLQSGPLTVRPGGLTITGPGSQVLTISGDADADGEASPGDTSLFSITADAALELSGITGSHGRSGDSGSKYAGAITVEPDATLDLHDAALTQNGRLTSESGPQEFTIGGAILTGGRTTVTRTTFSGNSGLFGGAIAQLPSTEDAQRPSSLTISDSSFSGNAGFVGGAVAGIGAAIKYAPDDRQRAAPLTVTTSTFTGNEAQAGGAILAAPAPDSDDLAITDSTFSANTADQGGAIAVQAGSASGPSGGLPGGGGTLDRNTFVDNTATDLGGGVAISGAADSALALTRSTFTGNQAGRGGAIAIPAQTPGPAPMARAAASTTGVALDALTVTGNRATERGGGIYLAPAQVPTQDGTTSAPGTQVLSSSIVAGNVVVEPLEQRAGRAPGDTTPDDLGQEPAGGPGDGFALRHSLVQAPIAAAYTTDPAAPSLLGVDPKLGALAPAGGPTATILPAADSPVIDAGRAAPGITSDQRGAPRPADQPGVADAVGGDGSDIGAVELPAPGTPPAPPSPQPQPAAPAAPVPPATIPTTPAGTTAVAPPAPFSRPGVLPARTRQPITLRGTAGRGTSKVRVSVARKVGKRCRFLLPGGTFSATRDCRRTLYVTAQGTTSWRLTLPKLPKGRYTVWSRAIVQGKLVERKKTSRNFRRFEVR, encoded by the coding sequence ATGTCGCAGCGCTCGGTCCGCCGTGCCCATCGGCGTCGTCTCGACGCCGCAACCCGTCGCGAGGCGCGCCTGCGCCGCGCCGGCCTCACCGCGGGCGTCGTCCTCGGCGCCGCCGCCGTCACCGCCCCGGCCGCCCACGCCGACACGTTCGTGGTGACCTCCACCGCGGATCCGGCCCGCTGGGTCGGCGGCGAGCGCACGCAGCGCGCCGCCGAGGACGAGCTGACCCTGCGCGACGCGATCATGCGGGCCAACGGCACCGACGGCGCCGACACGATCACGTTCGCCAGCGGCCTCACCGGCACCATCCGGCTGCAGTCGGGTCCCCTCACCGTCCGGCCCGGCGGCCTCACGATCACCGGCCCCGGCTCGCAGGTCCTCACGATCAGCGGCGACGCCGACGCCGACGGCGAGGCGTCGCCGGGGGACACGTCGCTCTTCTCGATCACCGCGGACGCCGCGCTGGAGCTCAGCGGCATCACCGGCTCGCACGGGCGCTCGGGCGACTCGGGCTCCAAGTACGCCGGGGCGATCACGGTCGAGCCCGACGCGACGCTCGACCTCCACGACGCCGCGCTGACGCAGAACGGACGCCTCACGTCCGAGTCCGGGCCGCAGGAGTTCACGATCGGCGGCGCGATCCTCACCGGGGGCCGGACGACCGTCACGCGGACGACCTTCTCCGGCAACAGCGGCCTCTTCGGCGGCGCGATCGCGCAGCTGCCCTCGACCGAGGACGCCCAGCGACCGTCGTCGCTGACGATCAGCGACTCGAGCTTCTCCGGCAACGCCGGCTTCGTCGGCGGCGCGGTCGCCGGCATCGGCGCGGCGATCAAGTACGCGCCGGACGACCGGCAGCGCGCCGCCCCGCTGACCGTCACGACCTCGACGTTCACCGGCAACGAGGCGCAGGCCGGCGGGGCGATCCTCGCGGCACCCGCGCCCGACAGCGACGACCTCGCCATCACCGACAGCACCTTCAGCGCGAACACCGCCGACCAGGGCGGCGCGATCGCCGTCCAGGCCGGGAGCGCGTCGGGCCCGTCCGGCGGGCTTCCCGGTGGCGGCGGGACGCTGGACCGCAACACGTTCGTCGACAACACCGCCACCGACCTCGGCGGTGGCGTCGCGATCTCCGGCGCGGCCGACTCGGCCCTCGCGCTCACCCGCTCGACGTTCACCGGCAACCAGGCGGGCCGCGGCGGCGCGATCGCGATCCCGGCCCAGACACCCGGCCCGGCGCCGATGGCCCGTGCCGCGGCCTCGACCACCGGGGTGGCGCTCGACGCGCTCACGGTCACCGGCAACCGCGCGACCGAGCGCGGCGGTGGCATCTACCTGGCCCCCGCGCAGGTGCCGACGCAGGACGGCACCACGAGCGCGCCCGGCACCCAGGTGCTGTCGAGCTCGATCGTCGCTGGGAACGTCGTCGTGGAGCCGCTGGAGCAGCGCGCGGGCCGCGCCCCCGGCGACACCACGCCCGACGACCTCGGCCAGGAGCCGGCCGGCGGCCCCGGCGACGGGTTCGCGCTGCGCCACAGCCTCGTGCAGGCGCCGATCGCCGCCGCCTACACGACCGATCCGGCGGCCCCGAGCCTGCTCGGCGTCGACCCGAAGCTCGGCGCGCTCGCCCCGGCCGGCGGGCCGACCGCGACGATCCTGCCCGCCGCCGACAGCCCCGTGATCGACGCGGGCCGCGCCGCACCCGGGATCACCAGCGACCAGCGCGGCGCGCCTCGGCCCGCCGACCAGCCCGGCGTCGCCGACGCGGTCGGCGGTGACGGCAGCGACATCGGCGCGGTCGAGCTGCCCGCGCCCGGGACGCCCCCGGCCCCGCCGAGCCCGCAGCCGCAGCCGGCCGCCCCGGCCGCCCCGGTGCCGCCCGCGACCATCCCGACCACCCCCGCCGGGACGACCGCGGTCGCGCCGCCCGCGCCGTTCAGCCGGCCCGGGGTGCTCCCGGCACGGACCCGGCAGCCGATCACCCTGCGCGGCACCGCGGGGCGCGGCACGTCCAAGGTGCGCGTCTCGGTCGCCCGCAAGGTCGGCAAGCGGTGCCGGTTCCTCCTGCCCGGCGGGACGTTCTCCGCGACCCGCGACTGCCGCCGCACGCTCTACGTCACCGCGCAGGGCACGACCTCGTGGCGGCTGACGCTGCCGAAGCTGCCGAAGGGCCGCTACACGGTCTGGTCGCGCGCGATCGTCCAGGGCAAGCTCGTCGAGCGCAAGAAGACCAGCCGCAACTTCCGTCGCTTCGAGGTCAGGTAG
- a CDS encoding serine protease — translation MSRARCPVVLAVLAGLLSAAAPSALAAPSSWRIIGGTSVPITTQPHQVALVVTGRTPSAGQYCGGTLVSPRIVVTAAHCVELPGSSTYPGDVQVFAGHERLDQPASGQTVDVARVSFSPAWDPVSNRNDVAVLELAQDVVDPQALPATPATTADAALLAAGAAVTTSGWGNTVASGTPAYPNDLRAVGLNAIADATCNAPSSYAGAVDPASMVCAGAPGKDSCQGDSGGPLVSGTVGSFRLVGIVSWGVGCASASFPGVYTDLTAPAIDGFLAQRATLPNRPNFASATAAGITGTPRAGETLTCTHDAGTGTGPLTVSYLWARAGRTMSEADVAIPGATAATYVPGSADVGRTLFCRVRVTNAGGYAERFSADTTEILAASTAPAPAPTPAPRPADTTATPSPTPTPAATPTPTAPTPTTSTTVPLVDRTPPTATLRRRSCTTVACTLTLRITDPAAVVPLRSVTARATTTVRRRCGSASRPRTCRRTEARTVAVRFLGADTYRLTARGLRRGARYRVTVTATDAANNRRIQHFTATTRRR, via the coding sequence ATGTCGCGCGCACGCTGTCCGGTCGTCCTCGCGGTCCTGGCGGGCCTGCTGTCCGCCGCCGCGCCGAGCGCCCTCGCGGCGCCGTCCTCGTGGCGGATCATCGGCGGCACGAGCGTGCCGATCACCACCCAGCCGCACCAGGTCGCGCTCGTCGTCACCGGGCGCACGCCGTCGGCCGGCCAGTACTGCGGCGGCACGCTCGTCTCGCCGCGGATCGTCGTGACCGCCGCGCACTGCGTCGAGCTGCCCGGCTCCTCGACCTACCCGGGCGACGTGCAGGTGTTCGCCGGCCACGAGCGGCTGGACCAGCCCGCCTCCGGGCAGACCGTGGACGTGGCCCGCGTGTCGTTCTCCCCCGCCTGGGATCCCGTCTCCAACCGCAACGACGTCGCCGTGCTCGAGCTGGCACAGGACGTCGTCGACCCGCAGGCCCTCCCCGCCACGCCCGCCACCACCGCGGACGCCGCGCTGCTCGCCGCCGGGGCGGCGGTGACGACGAGCGGCTGGGGCAACACGGTCGCGAGCGGCACGCCCGCCTACCCGAACGACCTGCGCGCGGTCGGCCTGAACGCGATCGCCGACGCGACCTGCAACGCCCCGTCGAGCTACGCCGGGGCGGTCGACCCCGCCTCGATGGTCTGCGCGGGCGCCCCCGGCAAGGACTCCTGCCAGGGCGACTCCGGCGGCCCGCTCGTGTCCGGCACGGTCGGCTCGTTCCGGCTCGTCGGGATCGTCAGCTGGGGCGTCGGCTGCGCCTCCGCCTCGTTCCCCGGCGTGTACACCGACCTCACCGCCCCGGCGATCGACGGCTTCCTCGCACAGCGCGCGACGCTGCCCAACCGCCCGAACTTCGCCAGCGCCACCGCCGCCGGGATCACGGGGACCCCACGGGCGGGCGAGACGCTCACCTGCACCCACGACGCCGGGACCGGGACCGGGCCGCTGACCGTCTCCTACCTGTGGGCGCGCGCGGGTCGCACGATGTCCGAGGCGGACGTCGCGATCCCGGGCGCGACCGCCGCGACCTACGTGCCGGGCAGCGCCGACGTCGGCCGCACGCTCTTCTGCCGCGTGCGCGTGACGAACGCGGGCGGCTACGCCGAGCGCTTCTCGGCCGACACCACGGAGATCCTCGCCGCGTCGACCGCCCCCGCCCCGGCGCCGACCCCCGCCCCGCGACCGGCGGACACCACGGCCACACCGTCCCCGACGCCCACGCCGGCCGCGACGCCGACGCCGACGGCTCCGACGCCCACCACCTCGACGACCGTCCCGCTGGTCGACCGCACGCCGCCGACCGCGACGCTGCGGCGCCGCTCGTGCACCACCGTCGCCTGCACGCTGACGCTGCGGATCACCGACCCGGCCGCGGTCGTGCCGCTGCGCTCCGTCACCGCCCGGGCGACCACGACGGTGCGCCGCCGCTGCGGCAGCGCGTCCCGGCCCCGGACCTGCCGCCGCACCGAGGCGCGCACCGTGGCCGTGCGCTTCCTCGGCGCCGACACCTACCGGCTGACCGCCCGCGGCCTGCGTCGCGGCGCGCGCTACCGCGTCACCGTGACGGCCACCGACGCCGCCAACAACCGCCGCATCCAGCACTTCACCGCGACCACGAGGAGGCGCTGA
- the hemW gene encoding radical SAM family heme chaperone HemW: MPAQLPTGDPAPADGRLPGPARDRVGDRPLGIYVHVPFCAARCGYCDFNTYTPREAGGGDATEAYVRAAIAETRLAAQVLGERRPPARTVHVGGGTPTLLSPAQLGRILDAVRDEIGVAAGAEITVEANPESVEAASLAALREAGVDRISLGMQSAAPHVLATLDRAHTPGRAEAAAREARAAGFTVVGLDLILGTPGETDEDWARTVDAALATGPDRLSVYALTVEPGTALAARVRRGAVPAPDPDAAARRYEHADAALAAAGLHWYEVANWSTGPATRSTHNHGYWMGDDWWGIGPGAHSHVAGVRWWNVLRPASHARALAEGRSPAAGREVLDEESRRVERVMLELRLVEGLPATVLHPAGRAAAERAAAAGLLDGRALRERDRCVLTLPGRLVADALTRDLVD; encoded by the coding sequence GTGCCCGCGCAGCTCCCCACCGGCGATCCCGCCCCGGCCGACGGTCGGCTGCCCGGCCCGGCGCGGGACCGCGTGGGCGACCGTCCGCTGGGGATCTACGTGCACGTCCCGTTCTGCGCCGCGCGCTGCGGCTACTGCGACTTCAACACCTACACCCCGCGGGAGGCCGGGGGCGGCGACGCGACCGAGGCGTACGTCCGCGCGGCGATCGCCGAGACCCGACTGGCGGCGCAGGTGCTCGGCGAGCGACGCCCACCGGCCCGGACCGTGCACGTCGGCGGCGGAACCCCGACGCTGCTCTCGCCCGCCCAGCTCGGGCGGATCCTCGACGCGGTACGGGACGAGATCGGCGTCGCCGCCGGCGCGGAGATCACGGTCGAGGCCAACCCCGAGAGCGTCGAGGCGGCCTCCCTCGCCGCGCTGCGGGAGGCGGGCGTCGACCGGATCTCGCTGGGGATGCAGTCGGCGGCGCCGCACGTCCTCGCCACCCTCGACCGCGCCCACACGCCGGGCCGCGCGGAGGCCGCCGCCCGGGAGGCGCGCGCCGCCGGCTTCACCGTCGTCGGCCTGGACCTCATCCTCGGGACGCCGGGCGAGACCGACGAGGACTGGGCGCGCACCGTCGACGCGGCGCTCGCCACCGGGCCGGACCGGCTGAGCGTGTACGCGCTCACCGTCGAGCCGGGCACCGCGCTCGCCGCGCGCGTGCGCCGGGGCGCGGTGCCCGCGCCGGACCCGGACGCCGCTGCCCGCCGCTACGAGCACGCGGACGCGGCGCTCGCGGCCGCCGGCCTGCACTGGTACGAGGTCGCGAACTGGTCGACCGGCCCGGCGACCCGCAGCACCCACAACCACGGGTACTGGATGGGCGACGACTGGTGGGGCATCGGCCCCGGCGCGCACAGCCACGTCGCCGGCGTGCGCTGGTGGAACGTGCTGCGGCCCGCGAGCCACGCGCGGGCCCTCGCGGAGGGGCGCTCGCCCGCGGCGGGCCGCGAGGTGCTCGACGAGGAGAGCCGCCGGGTCGAGCGCGTGATGCTCGAGCTGCGCCTCGTCGAGGGCCTGCCCGCGACGGTGCTGCATCCCGCCGGGCGGGCCGCCGCGGAGCGTGCCGCCGCGGCCGGCCTGCTGGACGGACGGGCGCTGCGCGAGCGGGACCGCTGCGTCCTGACGCTCCCCGGCCGGCTCGTCGCCGACGCCCTCACCCGCGACCTCGTCGACTGA